GAAGTTAAGCAGCAGATCCCGATGCAGAATTCGCAGAGGACAATGCTTGCCTCTATTAATATTGCAATTCGCTGCAGCAACACGAACTTGGCCAGAAAAATGACGTCGATGAAGCTGCTGCTCTGCTTCTTCCTCTTCGCCGGCAGCTGCTTCTTGCGAGGGCTGCAAGTCCTTGGACACCCAGATTACGCCGACGCTTTGGCCAAATCCATCTTGTTTTTCCAGGGCCAACGGTCCGGTAGACTCCCCGTGGACCAAAGGATCACTTGGAGGTCGAACTCCGGCCTCTCCGATGGCTCGGCAGCTAATGTAATTGCGTTTTAGTTGGAATTTTTGAGCGTGGGTTGATAATCAATCGTCTGGTTTTTGAGGTTGCGAaatcaaaatttgatttttttttttgggaaattCTTTACTCATTGATGTATGCATAGGTCGATCTCACCGGTGGCTACTATGACGCCGGCGACAACGTCAAGTTCGGCTTCCCAATGGCTTTCACCACGACCATGCTCTCGTGGAGCGTGATCGAGTACGGCAAGCGCATAGGCCCGCAGCTCGGCAATGCTCGCGCTGCCATCCGCTGGGCTGCAGACTACCTCCTCAAGTGCGCCGCTCAGTCTCCCGGCCGACTCTACGTCGGAGTCGGAGACCCCAGCACCGACCACCACTGCTGGGAGCGGCCGGAGGACATGGACACACCCCGGACGGTGTACTGGGTGTCACAGAGCAGCCCGGGGTCGGACGTGGCGGGGGAGACGGCAGCGGCTCTGGCAGCCGCCTCAGTGGTCTTCCGCGTCGCCGACCGGAGCTACTCGAAGCAGCTGCTAGCGGCGGCTAGGATGGTAATGGCGTTCGCGATGCAACACCAAGGGCGCTACAGCGACTCGCTTGGCGGAGTGATGTGCCCATTCTACTGCTCCTACTCCGGATTCAAGGTACATAAATTGCAAACCTTCAATTCCTTGCTGATCTCTAAATTTCAATTTCTTTTGATCGCAGGACGAACTGCTGTGGGGTGCTGCATGGCTTTTCAGAGCAACAAACGATGCATTTTACCTAAACTACACAAGATCTTTAGCTGCAAATGACGACACTGATATCTTTAGCTGGGACAACAAGTTTGCTGGAGCAAGGGTGCTTCTTTCTAGGGTAAAATACCAGTTTTatttgttgtttttgttgttgTTTGATTCATGTTTCTTGTGCAGAGAGCATTCGTGGACAAAGACAGCTCTTTGGCACAGTTTGAGCACCAAGCTGAGGATTTCATGTGCAGAATACTCCCcggttcttcttcctcctccacccaATACACTACAGGGGGTTTGATGTACAAGCAGAGCTCTGCCAATCTCCAGTACGTCACCTCCATTTCTTTCTTGCTCTTCACTTACGCCAAGTATATTGCTCCCTCGAAACACACTTTCACATGTGGAAATCTCATGGTGAGATCGAGCACCCTCAAGTCCCTTGCGAAGAGGCAGGTCGACTACATTCTCGGGCAGAACCCTCTAAATCTGTCGTACATGGTCGGCTTTGGAGCAAGGTACCCCCGGAGGATCCACCACAGGGGCTCCTCGTTGCCTTCCATGGCTACTCACCCTAGCCGCATTGGTTGTCAAGCAGGGTTCCAGTACTATTCGTCGAGCAGCCCGAACCTTAACATCTTGACCGGTGGCATCGTCGGGGGACCAGACCAAAGTGATGCCTACTCCGATGACAGGGGCGACTACAGCCGGTCCGAGCCCGCCACCTATATCAATGCTCCTCTTGTTGGATCCCTTGCTTATTTGGCTGCCACTTATGGCAGTTGATGAGAGTTTAACACAAGGAAGAACACTGTAAAATCGCAGATCCTCTATTATTCGATAGAGGAGCTTAAGAAAACCACTTAAAACAGTGGTTGTAGATGAATAAGTTATACTGGCTCACAATTAACAATGTAAACCATCATAACCACCCTTGATGGTTTTATGAAGCTCACAAAGTTAAAAGAACAAGCTAAAATTCCTAACTACAATTTAGCATGAAAACTATACCTCAAAGGTTCAATCTTGATATGCGTCATTCACTTCTCCAATGTCCATTTCAGAATCATCCACTATGGAATCATCTTCATCTTCGCTAAGAGTTTCGTCGTCTTCAACTTCCACAAACGAAATTTCCTTCTCATGACTTGTATCGATCAAATCATCATCAAATTCAGACAACTCGTTAGAATTTTTGAttctcttccttctccctctATATCCAGAAAGTTTTTGAATCTTCTCCTTCCACAGCACTAAAGGGCATTTATCTATCAACTCCATACGATCATAAGCTTCTGTCAGGAAGACGCTAAACCGCTTACCCCTTTCTGAAACGTAAAATATGGCAAAATGCTTAAGCAAAAGTCGCATTAGTTTTTGAGGCATTACGAATTCACGCCTGAAGTGTGTGAGATGATCACAAAGAAGTCTCTTTTCTGTGGTGAAACTCAATAGCTCATGCATAATAGCCACTGCCCTTTTATCAAATTCCTGTGAGCCAGGCATTAATCCTCTTGCATCAGCGTAAGGGGACAAATAACTCCTCTTTTGAAAATGCTCCATCCGTCCACCATGTCTATAAACCTTATAGTCTCGTGGAAATTTCATCGGAAAAGGAAGGGAAAGAACTCCAGGCTCAGGTTGAAGCTCCGAGATAACTCCTGTCGCCAAAGCTTTCTTTTCTAACTCTGTAACTGCCCATGAAGGGTTCCATGACACCAGTTGCAAGTATTCATCATCTTCTCCTCTCACAACTTTGAAATGTTCAGGAAACATATGAATCCATCTTTGCCTAAAATCATCAGGAAGGCCCATATCTCTCCTAAAGTGTATTACCTTATCCACAGGAAGCCTTTTATCCACAGACATCATGAGAAGCCTCGTGACGTACTCGGCAGCCTTCTGCGAATGCTGTTCCAGAATTCTAGCCTCTTTCTCAAGGAGATACTCAGCTTTTTCTGTGAATCCGCACCAGACCACTCCTTTCTTGTCCTTGTAGAGCTCAAACAGCTTAGGAGACTTGCGGATGAAGTCCTCGAGCTTATGCTGCTTACTCAGATTGATTTGCTGCTTACTCAGATTGATTTGCTGTCGATACTTCTCCAAATGTCTTAGTGAAATTACTTGCTCTGGTTCTTTCTTCAGCGCGTCCATTACGGTTAAAATTTTTGAAACGCCCTTCCAGCGCTCTGTGGCGAACTCAAGGTCATGCATCTTCTTGAACCTGCTCCTATCCTGCACCCTTCGGTTCGTCGCCATCCAGCGCTTTTGAAAGACGGAGAAAACCCCATCGGGATATGATCCAACTTTATCAATGGATGCATTGGACAGAAACCTTCTTCGAATCATTGCATAACCACGTATGCCGAAAGCAAAGGGAATCAAGGTTGATCTTTATTGATATTTAGCTAGAAAAAAAGGATCTTTGTACTGATAACAATGGCACGAATGGATTTACAGCATAGTCTTTCTCCTgtttttttaatttacaaatgcaaaataaataaataaataaacttgaattcACTGCATGAACGCACACTAATAATTCGTACTCGAAAAGCTTCATACCGGATATTCAGATGAAGCGAGAAACCTCAAGTATCATCAGGATAATCGCCAAGGTTTGGATGATTGTGCTACAAAGCTTCTTCCATGAAGATATATAAAAACCACTCTTTGCCACGATCAAAAGTCGGTCAGATTGCTTCAACCAGGAATCTTACACGTCCGACGGTGCCAGAGATCAGAAAAGTTCGAAGTTAGGGTTCGTCGTTTCCAGGTAATTCCGGAAAGAGGAACCGCCAACCCTGAGAGGCGGAGAAGGGAGCACTGCCACGCCTTCCTGCTCTCTGCGGCGCCTCGTAGTCTCGCTCCTGCGAATAGACGAGCTAGGGTTTACGGCTCAAGGCGAGTGCCGATCAGTTCGAAATAGCCCCTCTTTGGTAGGAAAATTGTccccttttatttaaaaaataaaaataaaaggattaATTGGCATGTAGAGTGTGGAATCGGACCGTACATTTTAGGATTAATTGGTTCGTAaaattatgatactcatataaaaaataaacaaaaattaaaaatcgtgtcatgttggactaggccGTGGGGCTCAGCTAGCGGGCAGCTCAAACACAACTCTATTCTAGATTACGGTGAGTTCGACTCgactatttaaaataataaaaaaattattttaaaatttagaaaaatatatgAGTTTAAGAATATCAACGATTAAGCGGCGTTACTTCTGTTTATACCCGATGCGGTAACACAAATCCTGTTGCCGTTGTCGTACCTGCCTTTTGACTGGTGGTAGATGAAAAGATACGGGTGGACCCACACAGCCGTTCGTGCAATTTTCCCGTCTTTGATAATCCAAGACCAAGGTTACGGAAGGAAGGGTATTAAAGTTTTTTAACTGCTGTAGAGCTCCTTACCCTACGGCTTCTCCTTTGCGCTTCGTCGTCAGATCGGGATTCTTTGGCGGCCGGAGATGGCGCAACCGGAAGGGCGGCCGGTAGTGGCAGGGGAAGCGACGAGGCAGGGGCGGCCTGGCCAGCAGCAGCAGCAAGGGTTCGGCCAGACGTTGTCGGGGATCGTGCGGATGGCCGTGTTCTGGTACTTCGCCATGAAGTTTTTCGGCCCCAAGAAGCCCGCAGAGCCCTCTCAGCTCATGTCAAATATGCTCGCTAAGGGAGAACCCTTGGTCCGTGGCATCTTTCTCCCTCGAACCCTAGCGCTTTTAGAAGCTTTCCGTAGGATCTCTCGAACGGCAACGAGTTTTTTGCGGTGTTCGATCCACGCGAATAAAATATGTTTTCTTTGAAGAATCTATAGTTGCTTGAAAGCATGCGGATGGAGTAGCTATATCAATTTGTGATCTGGGGTTGGAATTTTAACCGGGGATGTTCCTCAAACCGATTTCATTTTCCTCCCTCCctcatttttttttgaaagattgATTGTGCATTCAGGGTAGACTATCGGGTGATAATTTCATTAATCATCAAATTCAACATAAAAGTGATTTGctgtttctttatttttttagttatGTTTTccgattttacattttttttttgggtAGATTGATTGCCTCATATTGTTTTTGGGGTGATGGTTTACAGGTATACTTGAATTTGAACTATTTACCATATATTGTTTGAAAACTAGCTGAAACAATGAATTCTCTGGGCTACCGGTCTAAGTTCTATAGAATTTGGAGATGAGATAAACACGGATCCCTATTTTTGCTAAAGTTTGTTAGCTTAACCTGCTACTCCCATTGATTTcttatttcaaattttatttcatCAAGCCAGcatgtttgacttatttaaaattttactccGATTTATATTTGTCTAATTGTTTTCATCCGTAGATAAAAAATGCCTCTAAGAAGGACATGGCTTGATTTGTGAAAGATTTGCTCCactacaagtttaacttgaaatatTAGCCAACTTCATTTTCACAAACTTTATTCTTGATTGTTTACAATGTAATGGTGTTATGGACTCTACTATGTCAATGGAAACTCAGGACAATTCATGATTTGAGGTAAATGTCTTGTTCTGTTTTAAGGAACAATATTCCCTTTGGATCTACATCAGGGAACGAGTCCATAGGTTAAATATGCAAAATTTCTTATGCAGCCTTAGAAGTCGGTTGAATTAGTTATAGACAGATATTTGTAACTTTAATGAATATTGCAAATTCTTTGGTGGGCTCCACTCTCTTCACATGATATAGATAGAAATATAAACCTCCAGCATGGATTGTTCAGTTCTTTATCACTTACAATCTAGCTGATGTTCAATGTATTGCACCATTTTCATCCTATTTAGGAACTACGAGCAACAGctgcaccttttttttttttttttctaaatgcaCAATAAAAGTTGTCTATGTTTGGATGCAATGCATAGTTGttctttctcatttttttttccttatccAGGACATGTGGGTCTATCTCTCTGAGAATGAGAAGTTTAAGGACTTTGGCAAAGAGGATGCCTTAGTTTGGCATGAGGCAAATATACCTTACGCAGTTTGGGGACCAAGTAGTTTCAGATCCATTTCTTTGAAGTATTACCCATCAGAGGTGGTGCCACATGGTTTTTGAAGATATAAGCTTGAGTTTCTAGTTTGTGGTTAAATTTTGCTTCTATTGAATATGTAACTTTGACTTGTTTTCTTAGGTTGTAAAGAACAATGGTAGCCTGTATGCTCATGTTTTCTTTGCTCGTTCGGGTTACCCTCCAGATCCTAATGATCCTGAGTATGAACCACTATCTACCTTTGGAAGAACCCATTGTGAGTATTGTAGTTTTTACATTTTTTCAGGTTGCTTGTATAATATTGCTCTGAATTGTGCATTCTTTTTTTTATTAGCCATTGTTACCTTCTTGCCCAAGCCAAAATCTGGTAAAAAGAAGAGTTTGCTTGGAAGTTCCAAGGATTCCGAAGAGGAAGAATCTGCATTTCAGGTTCTACTAATCTATTTCATTGCTCCTCATGCCCTTTCCTATAAGTTATCACTATTGTTCTGCTACCAATTTGTCTTGTTAAATGCCTCGGTTCATTTTCTTCTGATCTTATTCCTTTTCTTGTCTTCCTGGCATATATTTTATTAGATTCCTTGCATGCCTGCTACTTTTCATTCTTCTTGCTTTTACCAGAACTTTCTTATTGTTATCCCAGGCAAAGGATGACAAGCAAGTTGATACAATTGATGAGAGTCATGTTGAATGGATTCCATATTGGAAACCAAATGTCACCATTGATCTTGTTGATGATTTCACTAGGTAACACTCCCTATCAAAAGGCAACTGATTGACAACTATGTACTTGCATCATATTGTGGACATatactttttttttcaattaaaaatatgCATTGAATCTTTTTCTCAAGCTGAGTGAACTAAAGTTAAATGAGTTTTCAGTGTTTGAATGCTGAATTTTATAAGTGATGGGATTTTtctgaatattattattatttttttatttactctTAGACTTTAACATACATTGTCTATTGACTTTCATACATTTCTCAAAAATTCAATTTTGTTATAGTAGGACGCATTGGGTGTATAAACTGGATAAGTTTTGCATCTCTCAGGTTTTTTTGGAGTGTTAATGATCTAAGATAAAAGTATGGATTATGATTCATAATAAACATTGCAATTTGTTTTGTCAGATCATGTCCTAGCACTGAAATTTAtatattagatatttttttttcaatttatttactCATAGTACAATATATATGGGAATATTAACTTATAGATTTCTCTCTTCCTATTGGATTAccgttatttaaattttattttagatgATTCTCTTACAATTAAAATTGGATGTTGGATCAAGAATTAGTTTGCAGTTCTTTTCTGATGCATCTTTGCGGATACATTGGCTTTAGGCAAAATAAGTTATTTCTAATCTTTGTTTGTCAACACTTTTTACCACAAAGGATTGCTATTCATAAGTATTCACTTCTCTGATGACATCATCATGGATAACTTATCGAGCCAG
This genomic stretch from Zingiber officinale cultivar Zhangliang chromosome 7A, Zo_v1.1, whole genome shotgun sequence harbors:
- the LOC122002341 gene encoding protein WHAT'S THIS FACTOR 1 homolog, chloroplastic-like, which translates into the protein MIRRRFLSNASIDKVGSYPDGVFSVFQKRWMATNRRVQDRSRFKKMHDLEFATERWKGVSKILTVMDALKKEPEQVISLRHLEKYRQQINLSKQQINLSKQHKLEDFIRKSPKLFELYKDKKGVVWCGFTEKAEYLLEKEARILEQHSQKAAEYVTRLLMMSVDKRLPVDKVIHFRRDMGLPDDFRQRWIHMFPEHFKVVRGEDDEYLQLVSWNPSWAVTELEKKALATGVISELQPEPGVLSLPFPMKFPRDYKVYRHGGRMEHFQKRSYLSPYADARGLMPGSQEFDKRAVAIMHELLSFTTEKRLLCDHLTHFRREFVMPQKLMRLLLKHFAIFYVSERGKRFSVFLTEAYDRMELIDKCPLVLWKEKIQKLSGYRGRRKRIKNSNELSEFDDDLIDTSHEKEISFVEVEDDETLSEDEDDSIVDDSEMDIGEVNDAYQD
- the LOC122002343 gene encoding endoglucanase 9-like, with amino-acid sequence MAFTTTMLSWSVIEYGKRIGPQLGNARAAIRWAADYLLKCAAQSPGRLYVGVGDPSTDHHCWERPEDMDTPRTVYWVSQSSPGSDVAGETAAALAAASVVFRVADRSYSKQLLAAARMVMAFAMQHQGRYSDSLGGVMCPFYCSYSGFKDELLWGAAWLFRATNDAFYLNYTRSLAANDDTDIFSWDNKFAGARVLLSRRAFVDKDSSLAQFEHQAEDFMCRILPGSSSSSTQYTTGGLMYKQSSANLQYVTSISFLLFTYAKYIAPSKHTFTCGNLMVRSSTLKSLAKRQVDYILGQNPLNLSYMVGFGARYPRRIHHRGSSLPSMATHPSRIGCQAGFQYYSSSSPNLNILTGGIVGGPDQSDAYSDDRGDYSRSEPATYINAPLVGSLAYLAATYGS